The following DNA comes from Streptomyces pristinaespiralis.
ACAGGCGCAGCGCGTGCGCCAGGCACGAGCCGCCCGCGATCAGCGAACGGTCTGTGTGCAGCACTCCCTTGGGGTCGGAGGTGGTGCCGGAGGTCCAGTAGATCCAGCGCACGTCCGTACCGGAGGCGGGGGGCGCGGGCAGGGCGGACGGATCGCCGTCGGGCAGCGACGCGTACGCCTCGAAGACGCCACGGGCGCCTGCCCGCCGCGCCATGGCGGTGTGGTCGAAGCCGCGCCACTCGCCCGGCACGGCGAAGTACGCGGCGCGTGACTCGCGGAGCGCGAAACCGACCTCCCGGTCCCGGTAGAAGGGGATGACGGGCGACTGGACGGCGCCGAGGCGGGCGAGCGCCACGGTCAGCAGCACCGTCTCGATCCGGGTGGGCAGCTGCCAGGCCACGACCGTGCCGGGGCGTACGCCCTTCGCGTACAGCCCGGCGGCGGTCCGTTCCGCGCGGGTGCGCAGTTCGCCGAAGGTGAGGACGCGCTCGTCCTGGAGCAGGACGGGCCGGTGAGGGGTGAGGGCGGCCCGGCGCTCGACGAGTTCCCAGAGGGTGCGGGCCGAACCCAGTGCGTGCGCGGTCTCTTCCATGCCCGGACACCTCCGCGGAAGCGGTCTCTGACGATGCGTCAGATCGTAGGGTCGACCGCCTTGTCGGTCCAGGGGTGCGGGGCTAGCCTGAGCGACGGAACTGACGCACCGTCAGGAGCGGAGGAAGGTCCCGATGGAACAGGAACTGCCCCGGATCGTCAGCGTCGACGACCATGTCATCGAACCGGCGCACCTCTTCGAGACCTGGCTCCCCGCCAAGTACCGCGAGCGCGGGCCCAAGCCGCTGACCGCCGGGATCGGCGAGCTGGCCTACGTCGGCGGCAAGTACCGGATCACGATGGACCCGGAAGGCCCGCCCACCGACTGGTGGATCTACGAGGACCTCAAGTTCCCGTACAAGCGCAACATCGCCGCCGTCGGATTCGACCGCGACGAGATGACCCTCGAGGGCATCACCCGGGCCGAGATGAGGCCCGGCTGCTGGGATCCCGCGGAGCGCCTCAAGGACATGGACCTGAACCACGTCGAGGCGTCACTCTGCTTCCCCACCTTCCCCCGCTTCTGCGGCCAGACCTTCGCGGAGGCCCACGACAAGGAGGTCGCGCTCGCCTGCGTCCGCGCCTACAACGACTGGATGGTCGAGGAGTGGTGCGGCGACAGCGGCGGCCGGCTCGTCCCGCTGTGCATCGTCCCGCTGTGGGACATCGGGCTGGCCGTCGCCGAGATCCGCAGGAACGCGGCGCGCGGCGTACGCGCCGTCACCTTCTCCGAGATCCCCACATACCTCGGGCTGCCGTCGATCCACTCCGGCTACTGGGACCCGTTCTTCGCCGTCTGCCAGGACACCGGCACCGTCGTCAACATGCACATCGGCTCGTCGTCCCAGATGCCCGCCGCCTCGCCGGACGCGCCGCCCGCCGTGCAGGCCGCGCTCTCCTTCAACAACGCCATGGCCTCGATGACCGACTTCCTCTTCAGCGGCGTCCTGGTGCGCTTCCCGCGGCTCAAGCTCGCCTACAGCGAAGGGCAGATGGGATGGATCCCCTACGCCCTGGAACGCGCCGACGACGTGTGGGAGGAGCACCGGGCCTGGGGCGGGGTGCGCGACCTGGTCCCCGAACCGCCCTCCACGTACTACTACCGGCAGATCTTCTGCTGCTTCTTCCGGGACAAGCACGGCGTCGCCTCCCTCGACGCCGTCGGCCGCGACAACGCCACCTTCGAGACCGACTACCCGCACGTCGACTCGACCTTCCCGCACACCAAGCAGGTCGCCCTCGACCATGTGAAGGACCTGGACGACGAGACCGTGTACAAGCTGATGCGCGGCAACGCCATCCGCATGCTCGGCCTGGACCTGGACACGTAGTGGACCTGGCGTACACCGCCGCTGAGGAGGAGTTCCGGGCCCGGCTGCGCGACTGGCTGGCGGGCACACTGCCCACGCTGCCCCCACCGCCGCCGGCCGGCGACTGGCCGGCGCGGCGCGCCCACGACAGCGCCTGGCAGCGCAGGCTGTACGACGCGGGCTACGGGAACGTGCACCTGGACGCCTCCCCGACCCTCCGGCTGATCTTCCTCGAGGAGACGGAGAAGGCCGGGGCGCCCTACGTCGGCGCCAACTTCGTCGGCCTGCTGCACGCCGGGCCGACCATCGCCGCGGAGGGCACGCCCGAACAGCGGGAACGCTGGCTGGGGCCGATCCTGCGCGGCGAGGAGATCTGGTGCCAGGGCTTCAGCGAACCGGACGCCGGGAGCGACCTCGCCTCCCTGCGGACCAAGGCGGTTCGCGACGGCGACGCCTACGTCGTCACCGGTCAGAAGATCTGGACCTCGCACGCCGAGGTGGCCGACTGGTGCGAACTGCTCGTACGCACCGACCCTGGCGCCCCCCGCCACCGCGGCATCACCTGGCTCGCGATGCGGATGGACGCGCCCGGCGTCACCGTACGGCCGCTGCGCACGCTGGCCGGGTCCACCGAGTTCGCCGAGGTGTTCCTCGACGAGGTCCGTGTGCCGGCCGCCGACCGCGTGGGCGAGGAGAACGACGGCTGGCGCGTCACCATGGTCACGCTGTCCTTCGAACGCGGCACCGCCTTCGCCGGCGAGGTCGTCGCCTGCCGCCGTACCCTCACCGAGGTGGCCACGCGGGCACGTGCGAACGGCTGCTGGGACGATCCGGTGCTGCGCCGCAGACTGGGCAGGCTGCACGCCGAGTTCACGGCACTGTGGCGGCTCGTCCAGTGGAACGTCAGCGAGGCCGCCGCCACCGGCGGTGTGCCCGGGACCGGCGGGTCCGTCTTCAAGCTCCGCTACTCCCAGGCCCGTCAGGAGCTGTACGACGCCACCGCTGAGGTCCTCGGCCCCGGCGCGCTCGACCTTTCGCTGCCCTGGACGCGGGAGCGGCTGTCGTCCCTCTCGTACACCATCGCCGCCGGCACCTCCCAGATCCAGCGGAACATCCTCGCCGAGCGCGTCCTCGGCCTGCCGAAAGGGCGCTGATGGACTTCCGGCTCAGCGACGACCAGCGGGCGCTGCGACGCGGCGTACGGGAACTGCTCGCCGGCCGCTTCGGGCGCGAGGCGCTGCGGGCCGCCGTGGACCGCGAGGGCGGGCTCGACCGGAAGCTGTGGCGCGAGCTCGGCGACGCCGGGTTCTTCGCGCTCCGGCTGCCGGAGGACGAAGGCGGGGCGGGCCTGGGCCTGCCGGAGGCGGTGCTCGTCTTCGAGGAGGTGGGCCGGGTGCTGCTGCCGGGGCCGCTGGTGGCGACGCATCTGGCGGCGGGGAGCGTGCCGGGAGCGGCCGACGGCACGGCGGTCGTCACCGCCGCGTCCGAACTGCCCTCCCTCGTACAGCACTTCGAAGACGCCGACACGGTCGTCGTCTTCGCGTCCGACGGCGTCCCGCACCGGGTGGACGTACCGGAGGCGGAAGCCGTGCCGTCCCTGGACCCGCTCACGCCCCTGCACCGCCTCCCGCGCCCGCCCTTGACGCCCGGTCCGCCGCCCGGGGCCGCCGTCCTCCTCACGGCCGCGGAGCAGCTCGGCAGCGCGGCCCGCAGCACCGAGGAGGCGGTGCGCCACGCGAAGAGCCGGGTGCAGTTCGGACGGCCGGTCGGCGGCTTCCAGGCCGTGGGGCACCTGTGCGCGGAGATGCTCGTCCGCACGGAGACCGCGCGGGCGGCCGTCTACGCGGCGGCCGTCGGCGGGGACCTCACGGAGATCGCCGGCGCCAAACTGCTCGCCGACGAGGCGGCGGTGCGCGGCGCCAGGGACTGCCTCCAGGTGTTCGGCGGCATGGGCTTCACCTGGGAGTCGGACGTGCACCTCCACCTCAAACGCGCCCTGCTGCGGGCCCGGAGATGGCTCACGACGGCCCGGGCGGAGGAGATCCAGGCGCAGGCTTTGGCCTCGGCATTCTGAACCGTCACCGTGCGTCGATACCGGGTTGTGTCCTTCCGAGGACTCGTCACAGGGTGGAGTCGGGCCACCACTCCGGTACTCTCCGTTGGATGAGAGTCGCAGCGATGACGGGGTCTCACGGTGCCGCCGGTCAGGCGGTCCCGGGCCCGTCGGTGCGCACTGTCCGGGGCGATCTCTCACGGCCGTCGGGTCGCAGGTGGGAACCCCTCCGGCGGTCGGCGGACGGTAGGCGGGCCGGGCTGCGAAAGTGTTCTGCGGCCTTGCGTTCGACTCCCCGGGGCGCGGGTCGCACAGTATGCACCATGCGTACTCCTTCACGCTGGAATATGCCCGAAGCGCTTGTTGCGGTGACTGACAGTCAATCATGCTGTGCTGTAAGGGAATCACATTCCGTTATGGCTGTGAGGCGCGAGGCTATGTGTCCGCCGGTTCGGGTGGTGTGAGCTGTGCAGGTGCTTCAGGTGCAGTTGGAGATCGGATCCGACCCTTCGGAGGTGGGGCGGGCCCGCAGATGGGCCCGGTCGCGGCTCCTCAAATCCGGTATGGGGGACGACGAGCCGCTGGCGGAGACGTTGATCCTGCTGATCTCGGAGCTCGTCACCAACGCCGTGGTGCACACCGGCTGTCCGGCCGTGCTGCGGATGCTGTTCGGTGCGGGCGCCGCGGAGGCGGGGACGGTCAGGGTCGAGGTCGCCGACGTCAGCGCCTGCCCGCCGAGACCGAGACACGCGCAGGGCGAGGACACCGGCGGGCGCGGCCTGGAGCTCGTCGACGGACTCGCGGACCGCTGGGGCTGGCAGCGGGAGGGCGCCGGCAAGTCCATCTGGTGCGAGGTGGACCGCGACCTGCCGGCGGACGCCAAGCAACTGGCAGGCCCGCCGGTCGCGGCGCGCGGCGCCTGATCCCGCCTTCGCGTAGAGGCGCGCGGCGTCTGATCCCGCACTTGTGCAGAGGCGCGCGGCGCCTGATCCCCTCTCCTGGGCCGGGGCGCGGGCGTCAGAGTACGGCCACCGGGGCGACCGGCGTGCCGGTCCCGCCGACGAACGGCTCCGCCATCGCCGACAGCAGGAACGCGTACCGCCCCTCCTGTGCACAGGCTGTGGACAGTTCCTCCAGATTCCAGTTCTGGCCCTGCAGCATGCCCATCTCCACGAGGTCGAGCGCGTGCACCGCGAGCCAGAGGTTCTCGATCTCCGGCGGGAAGATCTCGAACGTGAGGGTGTCGTTCGCGACGGCGGCGACGTCATGGGCGTGGAACCACTCGGGGGTGCGCACCGACAGGCCGGGCGAGGGGAACGCGTAGCCGTGCCGGTCGCCCTCCAGGCACAGCCGCATCTGCCCCGTCCGTACGAGGACGATGTCGCCCGCGCGGACGGAGACCCGGCCGTACTCCGCCGCCTCCTCCAGGTCCGCGGGAGTGACGGCGTGGTCCCCGGGAAGTCGGTCCACGCCCTTCGCCCGTGCCACGTCCAGCAGGACGCCCCGTGAGACGACGGGCGTGGCCTTGTCGATGCCGCTGAAGCGGGCCCGGTCGTGCGGCGTGATCGTGCCGGCCGGACGGCCGTTGTAGATCCGGCCCGAGTGCGAGGCGTGGGTGAGGGCGTCCCAGTGGGTGGCCGCCTGGAGTCCCATCGTCACGGTGTCGTCGCTGGTGGCGACGGTCCCCGGCCCGAAGAGCTCCTGGTTGATCTGGACCATCGTGTGCAGCGGGTTCACCCGGCCCGGGATGACGCCGGTCTGCACGCCGTCCTGCCGGAGCGGGAGCGCGAGGGGGACGCGCCGGCCGCTGCGCACCGTGGCGGCGGCGTTCCTGACCACCTCGCCGGTGATCAGGTTCAGGGTGCCGATCTCGTCGTCGTCGCCCCAGCGCCCCCAGTTGTTGACGCGCTTCGCGATGTCGTGGAACGCGGCCGGCAATGACATCTGGCCTCCCGGGGCTTGTGCTCATGCGGCGGACTGACCCTAGAATCTAACGGTCCGTCAGAAACTGCGGGAAGGGGCCGGTCGTGGGGAACTTCTTGGCAGGCAAGGCCGTCGCCGTGACGGGAGCGGGCCGCGGCATCGGGCGGGCGGTGGCCCTCGCCTGCGCGGCGGAGGGCGCGAGCGTCGTCGTGAACGACCACGGGGTGTCGGTCGACGGGTCGTCCCCCACGTCCGGGATCGCGGACGGCGTGGCGAAGGAGATCGGGGCGGCGGGCGGAACGGCCGTCGCCGTGGCCGACGACATCGCCACGATGGCGGGCGGACAGCGCGTCGTGGACGTCGCGCTCGCCGAGTACGGACGCCTGGACGGGGTCGTCTGCACGGCCGGCATCCTGCGTGAACGCATGCTGTTCAACATGTCGGAGGAGGAGTGGGACCCGGTCCTCGCCACCCACCTCAAAGGCACCTTCACCGTCTTCCGCGCCGCGTCGGCGGTGATGCGGGCCCAGCGCTCCGGCACCCTGATCGGCTTCACCAGCGGCAACCACCAGGGCAGCGTCTCCCAGGCCAACTACTCGGCAGCCAAGGGCGGCGTCATCTCACTGGTCCGCAGCGCGGCGCTGGGTCTGCACAAGTACGGCGTCACGGCCAACGCGGTGGCCCCGGTCGCCCGGACCCGTATGTCGGAAGGCGTCCCCGTGGAACTCAAGGAGATCGGCGACCCCGAGGACGTCGCCGCCCTGGTCGTCTACCTGCTCTCCGAGCGGGCCCGCGCCGAGCGGATCACCGGCCAGGTCTACACGATCGCCGGCCCCAAGATCGCGGTCTGGGCGCAGCCGAGGGAGCTCCGCGCGGCCTACGGGGAAGGCCCCTGGACACCCGACCGGATAGCCGACTTCCTCCCCGGCACGGTCGGCACCGACCCCATGCCGATGCTGGCCCACCTGGAGGCCATGGCCGCGGCCGCGGCCCACGGCGCCCGCCCGAACGCGTGAGCCGCCGCCATGGACTTCCGCTTCGGTGAGGACGACGAGACCTTCCGCCGTACCGCACGGGCCTGGCTCGAGGAGCACCCCTACCGGGGGAGCGGCGCCCGGGAGTGGGAGCGTGAGCTCGGGCGGGGCGGGTGGATCGGGATCGGCTGGGGGACCGGGGCGTACGGGAGCAGGACCGCCACGCTCGTCCAGCAGGTCGTCTGGGCCGAGGAGTACGCGAGGGCCGGCGCCCCGGCACGCACCGGCCACATCGGGGAGAACCTGCTCGCCCCGACCCTCTTCGCCCACGGCAGCCGGGCGCAGCAGGACCGCTATCTGCCGGCAGTGGCGCGGGGCGACGCGATCTGGTGCCAGGGGTACAGCGAGCCGGACGCGGGGTCCGACCTGGCCGGGATCAGAACCGCCGCGAGGCGCCACGGCGACACGTACAGGGTCACCGGACAGAAGATCTGGACCTCGCTGGCCCGCGACGCCGACCACTGTTTCGTGCTCGCCCGCACCGATCCGGCCGCGCGCCGCCACCACGGCCTCTCGTTCCTGCTCGTGCCCATGGACCAGCCCGGCCGGATCGAGGTGCGTCCCATCCGGCAGATGTCGGGGACGGCGGAGTTCAACGAGGTCTTCTTCGACGGGGCCCGCGCGGCGGAGATCGTCGGCGGGGAGGGCAACGGCTGGCGGGTGGCGATGAGCCTGCTCGCCCTCGAGCGCGGCGTCTCCACCCTCGCCCAGCAGATCGGCTTCGAGACCGAACTGCGGCGGGTGATCCGCCTCGGTGTCGAGACGGGCGCGGTGGACGATCCCGTGATCCGGGCGGGCCTCGTCCGCCTGTGGGCCGAACTGCGCACCATGCGCTGGAACGCCCTGCGCACCCTCGGCGGCGCCGGGGACGACGGCGCGCCGAGCGTCGCCAAACTGCTCTGGGGCGGCTGGCACCGGCGCCTCGGCGAGCTCGCGTCGGGCGTGCGGGGCGCGACGGCCACCGTCGGCCCCCGTCCCTGGCGTCCCGATGCGTACGAACTCGACGACCTGCAACGCCTGTTCCTCTTCTCCCGTGCCGACACCATCTACGGCGGCTCGGACGAGATCCAGCGGAACATCATCGCCGAGCGGGTGCTCGGCCTGCCGAAGGAGCCGCGATGAGAGGTGTCGTCTTCGACGGCGAACAGGCCGAGGTCGTCACGGACCTGGAGGTACGGGACCCCGGGCCCGGCGAGGTCGCCGTCGACATCGCGGCCGCCGGGCTCTGCCACAGCGACCTGTCGGTGATCGACGGCACGATCCCCTTCCCCGTGCCGGTGGTGCTCGGCCACGAGGGCGCGGGCGTCGTCGCGGCGGTCGGCCCGGGGATCGGCCATGTGGCCCCGGGCGACCATGTCGCGCTGTCGACCCTCGCCAACTGCGGCGCCTGCGCCGACTGCGACCGCGGGCGCCCCACCATGTGCCGCCGGGCGATCGGCCGGCCCGGCCGTCCCTTCTCCCGGTCGGGCACGCCGCTGTTCCAGTTCGCGTCCAACTCCGCGTTCGTGGAGCGCACGGTCGTCAAGGCCGTGCAGGCGGTGCGGATCCCCGCGGACATCCCCCTCACCTCGGCCGCGCTGATCGGCTGCGGCGTCCTGACCGGTGTCGGGGCCGTGCTCAACCGGGCCGAGGTGCGGCACGGTGACACGGTCGTCGTCATCGGCACCGGCGGCATCGGACTCAACGTCCTCCAGGGCGCCAGGATCGCCTGTGCCTCCGCGATCCTCGCCGTCGACACCAACCCGGCGAAGGAGGCCGTGGCCCGGCAGTTCGGCGCGACGCACTTCCTCGGGTCGGCCGACGGCGTGCGCGAGGTCCTGCCGACCGGTGCGGACCACGTCTTCGAGTGTGTCGGCAGCGCCGCGCTGGTGCGGCAGGCGATCGACCTGCTCGACCGGCACGGCCAGGCGATCCTGCTGGGGATGCCCGCCCCCACGGCCGAGGCGTCCTTCCTGCCCGCGGCGATGTTCCTGGACAAGTCGGTGCTCGGCTGCCGTTACGGCTCCTCCCGGCCCCAGCACGACATCGCGCTCTACGCCGATCTGTACCGCAGGGGCGGCCTGCTGCTCGACGAACTGGTCACCGCCACCTACCCCGTGGAGGACTTCGCCAAGGCGGCCGAGGACGCGAGGCAGGGGCGGGTGGCGCGGGGCGTGCTCACGTTCTGAGGATCCGTCCGACAGGTGGTCGAAGACCGCTGCCGGTCGCAACGTGCAGGCCGTCGCGGTGATGCGTGAGCGGGCAGGCGCGCCGAGGCCGGGGACCCAGGAGTGCGTGGACCTGCTGGACCGGCGTGCCACCGCTCTGAAGGGGCAGGACGGCGAGCGTCGCGAGGTTCCCGGCCCGGATCACGCCGTTGACGGGTGGCCCCGGCCGGGCCGCCCCCCGTAGGGTCTCAGGACCGGGGTCGCGCGGCCCCGCAGGTCCCGGGGCCGTGGCAGAGCGGCCCATTGCGATCGGCGTGGGGGAGGCCCTTCCCACGCCGACTGACGGGGTGAGGGGCGGGCCTGCCCCTCCCCGTCCGCGGGTTCGAATCCCGCCGGC
Coding sequences within:
- a CDS encoding amidohydrolase family protein — protein: MEQELPRIVSVDDHVIEPAHLFETWLPAKYRERGPKPLTAGIGELAYVGGKYRITMDPEGPPTDWWIYEDLKFPYKRNIAAVGFDRDEMTLEGITRAEMRPGCWDPAERLKDMDLNHVEASLCFPTFPRFCGQTFAEAHDKEVALACVRAYNDWMVEEWCGDSGGRLVPLCIVPLWDIGLAVAEIRRNAARGVRAVTFSEIPTYLGLPSIHSGYWDPFFAVCQDTGTVVNMHIGSSSQMPAASPDAPPAVQAALSFNNAMASMTDFLFSGVLVRFPRLKLAYSEGQMGWIPYALERADDVWEEHRAWGGVRDLVPEPPSTYYYRQIFCCFFRDKHGVASLDAVGRDNATFETDYPHVDSTFPHTKQVALDHVKDLDDETVYKLMRGNAIRMLGLDLDT
- a CDS encoding acyl-CoA dehydrogenase family protein, yielding MDLAYTAAEEEFRARLRDWLAGTLPTLPPPPPAGDWPARRAHDSAWQRRLYDAGYGNVHLDASPTLRLIFLEETEKAGAPYVGANFVGLLHAGPTIAAEGTPEQRERWLGPILRGEEIWCQGFSEPDAGSDLASLRTKAVRDGDAYVVTGQKIWTSHAEVADWCELLVRTDPGAPRHRGITWLAMRMDAPGVTVRPLRTLAGSTEFAEVFLDEVRVPAADRVGEENDGWRVTMVTLSFERGTAFAGEVVACRRTLTEVATRARANGCWDDPVLRRRLGRLHAEFTALWRLVQWNVSEAAATGGVPGTGGSVFKLRYSQARQELYDATAEVLGPGALDLSLPWTRERLSSLSYTIAAGTSQIQRNILAERVLGLPKGR
- a CDS encoding acyl-CoA dehydrogenase family protein, with protein sequence MDFRLSDDQRALRRGVRELLAGRFGREALRAAVDREGGLDRKLWRELGDAGFFALRLPEDEGGAGLGLPEAVLVFEEVGRVLLPGPLVATHLAAGSVPGAADGTAVVTAASELPSLVQHFEDADTVVVFASDGVPHRVDVPEAEAVPSLDPLTPLHRLPRPPLTPGPPPGAAVLLTAAEQLGSAARSTEEAVRHAKSRVQFGRPVGGFQAVGHLCAEMLVRTETARAAVYAAAVGGDLTEIAGAKLLADEAAVRGARDCLQVFGGMGFTWESDVHLHLKRALLRARRWLTTARAEEIQAQALASAF
- a CDS encoding ATP-binding protein, giving the protein MQVLQVQLEIGSDPSEVGRARRWARSRLLKSGMGDDEPLAETLILLISELVTNAVVHTGCPAVLRMLFGAGAAEAGTVRVEVADVSACPPRPRHAQGEDTGGRGLELVDGLADRWGWQREGAGKSIWCEVDRDLPADAKQLAGPPVAARGA
- a CDS encoding cyclase family protein produces the protein MSLPAAFHDIAKRVNNWGRWGDDDEIGTLNLITGEVVRNAAATVRSGRRVPLALPLRQDGVQTGVIPGRVNPLHTMVQINQELFGPGTVATSDDTVTMGLQAATHWDALTHASHSGRIYNGRPAGTITPHDRARFSGIDKATPVVSRGVLLDVARAKGVDRLPGDHAVTPADLEEAAEYGRVSVRAGDIVLVRTGQMRLCLEGDRHGYAFPSPGLSVRTPEWFHAHDVAAVANDTLTFEIFPPEIENLWLAVHALDLVEMGMLQGQNWNLEELSTACAQEGRYAFLLSAMAEPFVGGTGTPVAPVAVL
- a CDS encoding SDR family oxidoreductase, whose translation is MGNFLAGKAVAVTGAGRGIGRAVALACAAEGASVVVNDHGVSVDGSSPTSGIADGVAKEIGAAGGTAVAVADDIATMAGGQRVVDVALAEYGRLDGVVCTAGILRERMLFNMSEEEWDPVLATHLKGTFTVFRAASAVMRAQRSGTLIGFTSGNHQGSVSQANYSAAKGGVISLVRSAALGLHKYGVTANAVAPVARTRMSEGVPVELKEIGDPEDVAALVVYLLSERARAERITGQVYTIAGPKIAVWAQPRELRAAYGEGPWTPDRIADFLPGTVGTDPMPMLAHLEAMAAAAAHGARPNA
- a CDS encoding acyl-CoA dehydrogenase family protein; protein product: MDFRFGEDDETFRRTARAWLEEHPYRGSGAREWERELGRGGWIGIGWGTGAYGSRTATLVQQVVWAEEYARAGAPARTGHIGENLLAPTLFAHGSRAQQDRYLPAVARGDAIWCQGYSEPDAGSDLAGIRTAARRHGDTYRVTGQKIWTSLARDADHCFVLARTDPAARRHHGLSFLLVPMDQPGRIEVRPIRQMSGTAEFNEVFFDGARAAEIVGGEGNGWRVAMSLLALERGVSTLAQQIGFETELRRVIRLGVETGAVDDPVIRAGLVRLWAELRTMRWNALRTLGGAGDDGAPSVAKLLWGGWHRRLGELASGVRGATATVGPRPWRPDAYELDDLQRLFLFSRADTIYGGSDEIQRNIIAERVLGLPKEPR
- a CDS encoding Zn-dependent alcohol dehydrogenase, with product MRGVVFDGEQAEVVTDLEVRDPGPGEVAVDIAAAGLCHSDLSVIDGTIPFPVPVVLGHEGAGVVAAVGPGIGHVAPGDHVALSTLANCGACADCDRGRPTMCRRAIGRPGRPFSRSGTPLFQFASNSAFVERTVVKAVQAVRIPADIPLTSAALIGCGVLTGVGAVLNRAEVRHGDTVVVIGTGGIGLNVLQGARIACASAILAVDTNPAKEAVARQFGATHFLGSADGVREVLPTGADHVFECVGSAALVRQAIDLLDRHGQAILLGMPAPTAEASFLPAAMFLDKSVLGCRYGSSRPQHDIALYADLYRRGGLLLDELVTATYPVEDFAKAAEDARQGRVARGVLTF